TCTTTTATCTTCACATTTCatttgcttttatttctcaatcttataatttcatattagttaagtttttttattaatctcactattagtttagatgttaatattTGACTGAAATTATCGTTAAGTAGTTGAAAGAAATAAATGTGAAGTTCTTCTTCAAATATTTGAATCAAGTTTGAATTCTAAAGTTATCACTTTTAAAAGGATTTTACCTGAACACTATTTTTAGCTAGGATAAAATTATGCTCAGATCATAAAACGAATGAAGATTAAATTCAGACATGaagcatatttaaaatatgtggaCAAACTACAAATAAATGGACATTTTATCACATAAATCTTacgttttaataaaatatccttttaaattttgacCACATCAAGGGCAAAGTTAAGAATTTTGGTTAGAGActtacataaaattataaatttttggagtgagctaaaaaggattaaattgcatcaTTAATTTTTTAGAggaaacaaaaatataattttttccatcCAATTAAGAACTAGGAGACTTAAATGGAATGATTTAATATTTGGGAGGGACTCAaggaaaaattttccttttaatcAAAGGAGCCAAAGCCTTTGTTCAGTCTtccatttacaatttaatttcagtttAAAAAATGctttatgttaaaatttaaacttGTATTTAACGCttaaaataatgactaaattgatagaaatatgTAATTGATATCAAAGGTGAAGTCAAAATTCTTTTATGGGAgactgaaattaaattgtaatttttacaataataaaaatataattttatcattttaatagtcttgatctttataaattttaaagaattaaatcaaatttttattatttttataaaaattaaagtgtaattttatctttattaatttaaaatttaaaaattttaaaaggtcaaaatagaaaaatttttattttaaggagAGTTGGGGTGTCAGCCCCCACCTACCCATAATTGATACAAACAAGTACTTTAAGGAATTAAgttaaatattttgaagtttaggAGTAATGTGGAATATGAGCAATAGTTTCAGAACTATTGATGCAAttaatctttttatatattttaatgtcattaatatttaaaattaattttaaaaatttatatataattgtatattaTTTCAATCAGGAATATTTTACTTCAATATTCTATTTATcttgttattaaaatattaaaatattacataactGTTTTTTATAGGATATTAATTATTAAGCGTAGAATTCTTATAAGAAAAAAGCGTGGTGGTTGAGTGACAGGCGGTGAATTTATCAGAGCTCCCCAAGTGCCCAAAAAAGTTGCAGACTAGAGGAGAAAAGGTAGAAAGTCCGACCGTTTAAATTGACCTAAATTTGCGGGACGTAATTGTCGGAAAATTAACTGTCTTAAATTTCCATTTCCCGCcctttcttttttacaatttttatcaaTCAATCAAGCCACTCTTACTATTTTTCTTTGAGTGgactaatttattaaatatataaaaatgtaataaaaaaattaaaggcagtgattatataaatatttatacaaatttaaactttaaatataaaaattattaaaaaaacaatctTAGCTGGATTCATTTCTTTGTTCGTGGAAACAAAATCATTTCAATTTATAAGTTgctcatttattttttaagttaaaatttcttCGTAACCCAACACAAATCTTCTACTTCAACTACTAACTGATACCATGAATCAATCTCTTTGTCTCTGCATTTCTCCTTTCTCTTAAACTTGCAAAAGACCACCATGCTTTCCTCCACCTCCTTTGTCGCCGGCGgctgtttcttcttccttttatGGTGGTCATTTTCATCATGTGAAGCACTTCAAGTTCCTAAACGTAGGCTCCTCCATGAACCATACTCCACTCTTTCCTCTGAACCACCTTCTCTTCCACCTCCTCCATCTCCACCCAACCCCAAATACACTTTATCTTCCTCTGCCGCCACTTCTCCTCCAGGTTCCCCATTTTTCCCTTCCTTCCCTTCCGCTCCTCCGCCTCCTCCTCCTTCCACTTTCGCTTCGTTTCCCGCCAATATTTCCTCCCTTGTCATCCCTCACACTCCCACCCCCAAACATAATTCCCAGAAACTCGTTATCCTTACTATCGCCGCCGTCGTTTCCGCCTCCATTGTCGCCGCTATTATCGTTTTTGTCTATTGTAGACAACGTGGGCCGAGACGTGACTGCTTTGAAGATAACAAGACCGTAACGTCGGATAATAGCAGTAGGGCATGCCAGTACAACCACaatgataataacaataacaatgccGCCCGTGCTCGTAAGCTGAGAACAACGTCGACGACCAGTTCCGAGTTCCTTTATTTGGGAACTGTGGTGAACTCACAAGGCCGATTCGATGACGGTTCCGGTGACTCTCCGGGCAATGACGAGTTAGATCAGACAAAAATGTACTCTCCGGAGCTCCACCCATTGCCGCCTCTGTCCCGACAGAACACCGGTCGGAACTGTCGGGACGGTGAAGTAGAGTCCGGTacagaagatgatgatgatgatgaagaggtGTTTTATTCGCCGAGAGGGTTATTGGGCGGGCGTGATAGTTCGGCCGGAACCGGATCCGGGTCAAGAAGGGTATTCACGGCGGCGAAAACCATTGAATCTAGTAGTACTTGTTCGTGTTCATCTTCCAGTTCGGGTTCTCCGGCTAGGTCTCGTTCCCTTAGTATTTCCCCGCCGGCTAGTTTCAGTTCCCGATGGCTCGACCCGAAATCTCCACAACTCGTACAAACTCAAGCTTCACCGGAGAGGATTTTAATTGACTCACCACGAGTTTCAAATGCATCCATTAATGGGACCATACGGTCTCCATCGTTGTCATTGATCTCCACATCACCAGATAGAGTGTTCGTAAAAGAATCAAACGATCCAAACATGGAACCTCCTTCACCGTCGCCGGCGTTGGTTGAAAACCCTGATTCATCATCACCTTCACTATCTTCTCCAAACAGAGTATTGATCGAAAAGCTTGATGAATCGATTAAAAACTTCAAGGATTTTGTTCAAAACATGAAAGCTCCATTGATTTTAGCTTCACCAGGTACTAAAGACTCTCAAAGCAACGATCCTTCAGTTTGTTCGGCTTCTACATCCCCAGACAGAGCTTTAAATTCACCATTGTTAAACACAGCTTTCGAGGAAAGCCCAGAAATGTCACCATTGAAGCCTGATTTTTACAGTAAAGCCCCTTCTTTATCATCTTTAGCTTCTTCATCACCAGAAAGAGTTTTAGAAAAAAGCCCTGAATCATCTCCTTTAAGACTTAACAAAGCTTTACAGAAACCTATCTTATCTCCACCGCCTCCTCCGCCACCTCCGCCACCTCCAAAGCAACGACGGCTCTGGGAAAAACCAGTTCCATCAGTATCTTTTGCACAACAAACATCAAAGCCGCTGCCTCCATTAACACCCTCTTCAACACCGTTTATAATGGAAGAACAGGAGGAAGGTTTAAAACCCAAGTTAAAGGCATTACATTGGGATAAAGTACGAGCTAGCTCTGGTCGTGAAATGGTGTGGGATCACCTTAGATCAAGCTCATTCAAGTAACAATTCCACTTGTTTAGTTCTTTTATTTGAATTCAGTTAAGTCCTTCCACGTGGTTCTAACAATTTAGTTTCTGCAGGTTGAATGAAGAGATGATCGAAACACTATTCGTCGTAAATCCGAACTCGAAACCAAATCAAACGACACCGCGGACCGTTCTTCCATCACCAAACCAAGAGAATAGAGTATTGGATCCCAAAAAGGCACAGAACATTGCAATTTTATTGAAAGCACTCAATGTGACAGTGGAGGAAATTTCTGAAGCACTTTTAGAAGGTACAAAATGGCATTATAAGATGATATGTATTGTGAAATGTTTGGTTCTAAGTTTCATATCTATGGTGATTTACAGGTAATGCAGATACACTTGGGACTGAATTTCTTGAAAGTTTATTGAGAATGGCACCAACAATGGAAGAAGAATGTAAATTGAAGGAGTATAAAGATGATTCACCTGTTAAGCTCGGTCCGGCTGAGAGATTCTTGAAGATGGTTCTCGATATACCCTTTGCGTTTAAACGGGTCGATGCGATGTTGTACGTAGCTAATTTCGAGTCTGAAATTGAGTACCTTAAGAACTCTTTCGAAACTCTAGAGGTAATTCGACTCGATTCCATCGTTTCGATCTGTTTTGCAATGGACTAAAATGACATTGTGTGTTTTTTTCCTTTTCGTAGGCGGCTTGTGATGAACTGAGAAACAGTAGGATGTTTTTGAAGCTGCTAGAGGCAGTACTCAAGACTGGGAACCGGATGAATGTTGGGACGAATCGGGGCGATGCACTAGCCTTTAAACTCGATACACTCCTTAAACTTATTGATGTCAAGGGTGCTGATGGTAAGACAACACTCCTACATTTCGTCGTGCAAGAAATCATAAGAGCTGAGGGTGCTCGTCTTTTGAATACCAACCAAACACCAAACTCCACTTTAACCGAAGATGCTCGGTGTAGAAAACTCGGTTTACAAGTCGTTTCAGGTCTTAGTTCAGAGCTCACCAATGTTAGAAAAGCAGCTGCAATGGATTCAGAGGCACTCAGTAGTGATGTCTCCAAGCTTTCTAGAGGCCTCGAAAACATCGGTGACGTCCTACGATTAAACGAAACAATGGGGTTGGATGAGAGCAAAGAGAAATTTTTGGAATCAATGAACCAGTTTATGAAAATGGCTGAACAGGAAATCCCAAGGATTCAAGCACATGAAAGGCTAGCACTATCACTAGTCAAGGAGATTACTGAATACTTCCATGGGAATTCAGCAAAGGAAGAAGCTCATCCCTTTAGAATCTTCATGGTGGTGAGGGATTTCCTTACGGTTCTCGATCGAATCTGCAAGGAAGTCGGGACGATAAACGAACGAACCATTGTTAGTTCTGCACATAAATTTCCAGTCCCAGTGAACCCAATGATGCAACAAACATTTCCAGTTCCAGTAAATCCAATGATGCAACAAGCTTTTCCTGGATTTCAAGGGAACCCACACTATGATTCTGATGATGAAACTGCACCATCTTAGTCATTTGCAGCTTAAAATCAGGTCAAAAATCGAACTAGGACACGTGATTTTTCTATGTCAGACACgaatatttcaagaaaaaggaagaggTGATTGGCATGTTAGGTGTTTgtaatttatcatttttcttatttttccatatttgtaTATAGATTCATGTACAATATTTTGGGAACACTTTATGTTTTATAGATCTAATGTAGGAGAggttaaatttagaaaatttattatgatgatgataaaaaaacaaacaaaattattACCATGGGAAAGCCGTCCTTTGCTCATTTCAGTATCTAAAAACATTGTTAGCCGCCCTCTTCTAATTAAAgtctttagaaaaaaaaacattaaccGCCTCTTCTCCCATTGATGACCTTGGCTGCAGCTCAATATCAGGCCCAATTACCAAAGGAAAAATGTTCAATTATATTCAAGTGTtagatttttaagtttatttttttccaaTATTTTTTAATACATACGAACATGACAGGTTAAATTTTCATATGGTATAAATTGTGgatttaatctttaattaattttagtttttaaatttttcgaattaattaattttaattttaaactaaatgGCAAGAGTTaagttttattatgatttttgtactagaaataaattttatcaatgtcctctaattgaataatttttatctctatattttttgaattaggattttttaatataatttctaCTACTATTCATGCATCGCAAACTCTTGGAAGATTATATTTGCTTAAGTGTCTAATTGTTGCAACAATAATGTCAATTAAGATATGGTTCagtattcaaaattttaatcttgacATAGAATGTAGGGCACTAAAGTTATTGACTTTTTTTAAACCTATGTACTCTTGTATTGATAATAATATCTATGTCAATCGAGTTAGAAATCAATCAGCtcctctttaaaatttttaattagactcatgtttttcaaaaaaattctcattaatgCCATGTGTAGTAGGCCCAATTTGCCTGGCCCGAAACagaaaccaaataaaaataataaatcaaaagtccaattacaaattacaaaactcaataaattaaaaaacctAATGGCCCAAATGGCCGAAAAACTAAATtattttcagcaaaaaaaaaaagagaagaaattctaGCCGCATGCTTCCCTTGCGCCGCTTCTCCACGTCGGCAGGCCACCCTTCTGCCACCATCACATGCAAAGAAGAACAAACACGCAACAACAGAGCAGAGAAACAATAGCAGCAGAACATAAAAATATTGTATCTTTTCGACTATAAAAGCTATGACCAAATAAATGTAAATTTTCATTACGGagaaatcaaatacaaaaaagaaagaaaaaatcatattaaaaaaaagggaagaaaaaatcatattaaaaaaagGGTGATTTCAGatgcaaaaaaatataaaataaataagaataataaagttttattttttacttgttgtTTCGTCGGGGTGTCGCCGCTTGGGCCACTGTCGGTTAGCAAGGAGGTCGAATCCTTTAGGATTCGGCCAAGGGCCGCGACGACGAACAGTGGAAGCCGAAAGGCTTTCTTCCTTTtagagtttattttattttattttattttattttgaagatTTTTGGCTCTAAATCGGTTTTTATACCAAAAAAGGGGGTCAAAATGGGTTCGTGGTGATTTTCGGCCACCGTGGACGATGGCGACGTCGCCGGTGACCTGTAGCCGGCGTGGCGGAGACTAGCCAGACCGACGACCGCAGCTCTGGGGGCtgagagagagttgagagagttttttttttattagaatGAGGAATCAAATGattttgtttaagtttttttgGATTATATAAGGtgtcaaaacggcgccgttttggagaGGTCAGAAAGgccccaaaacgacatcgttttaagCAAGATCGAACCGACCCGACCCGCAAACAAGAAGGATGCgcttgtttttaataaatgggtTATTTACCCTTTCAGTCCTTCCACTTTTCAGTGTTGTTTTAATTCGgtcccatttattttttttattttaatttggccctataatttcGGCTTTGCTTCATTTCAATCACCTTGGAGCTGTGTGTTTTGGAGGACATAAATTATTTTCCATTTGGTCCCCGATTTCTCCCCTAGAGTTTAATTTAAGCTTCAAATTAGCCcctttgttattttattttattcaatctgtTCTTTTAATTTCACTTAAGTTACAATTAagcctttttattttaattcttttatttattcacttattcatttgtttatttactcATTATTCCTTTTAttctattcatttatttgttcatttacttatttatatattattcattcatttatttatttattattttaatcattgtATTCGTTTATTTATTATTccttcatttttaacatttttattttctttcttctattatttattttatttatgactttattattattatcactattttattattacctattcatctatttatttattacttcttttttatatactttcaaaaattagactatttatgttttttacttgtacattttattgttcttattattgttactatctattttattatttattttattttgggtgtTCATGTTAGTATTAAAATAGTATATATCTTGTGTGATTATCGTCATTATATGTATCATGAGAtgttttattagtaatttatattattgTCATTTATTAACACGACATTTCATTCGTATATCATCGTTCCATTTTTTACATCACCATTTTATCTTATTTCGTTGAAATCACGCCAAAAATCACGTTTAAACTTATTTAtccataaattatttttatactatacCCTCGAATAAGGCAAGTACCTATCGTTTTAAGTTTCACATTTGTTATTATTGCAAAAGGGAAAACCTTAAAAAATAGGCAATGTTCATATTTAGAGATTTAAGAGGTCGTGCCTAACTTACTGGGGGTCTCAATTTTCTCATTGAATCTAaacaaccgaatatccttttaaaattaaaatacatgaaattcGATTAAATGATTCAAACAAAAGGAAAGCTTATTTTTAGGGATTCGAGATGTCGTATCCTAAATTAAGGGGTACGGCCTTTTTATTACTTATAAGATGTCCTTTTACATGTTTTCATTAATTCAAGAGATTTTATCAGAAAATGCATGATACAAAAaaaaagatcgtattttaaatttctttccgagttttcaactttcgacactaaaacattaattaatcaactaggtaccaattttgggcgttacgagggtgctaatccttcctcgtacgtaaccgactcccgaacctattttctagATTTTCGTAGACTAAAAAACATTGCTTTAATAAATCAAAtctcttattaaaataattaaattacgaGGTGACCCAATCATACTTCATAAAAAAAAAGATCAGTGGGGACTCACATTTTCAttttcgttttttaaataaaaagccGACCTCtcaaaaaatgatttcgacacCATATATTCTTGACCTCTCCAAAAGCTTATAATTTTTCTCAACCTCCTAATGCAAAATTTCTAGTTTCATTATTGAAATTATgccaaattaaatataaaaaatttaagcataatagaGTGACTAAAGCCATAATTAAGctgtaaatataattattttatatagaatgaaatgtatgaaactgtgatttcacGTCACTCCTATCCCTTTCTTATTGCAAAGGGATAAGGATGACGtagaatcacagtttcatacaatcttttcCCATGCAGAGAAtgtgttaagtatgactcctatttcagtcaaatttgagaaataatcttctagttaaattCAGTATTTGTTTcgatcaaactctgattagtctagaatTTGTATAAATCAAACTCTgcttagattattttattattatttcacctatgaatttagcctataaatagatttttttataacCTTATAAAATACatccattagatattagaacttttgtgtttacgttttaaaggttctttgttttcgagtttttggggtttagtttttctcttcatcttttgtactattcgttcttttgccattatagtgaaattatctttgcctgtgattctttatcctctttggaggggtttttccatgttaaatttgtgtgttcaagtTCTCAATTTCTttcgctatttttacttgttcgttgcttaatcgggtcgattccCAACAAAATGAATTGTATAAAACTATGATCCCACTTTATCTCTATCCCTTTgcaataggagaatgacaaattagatttttttctcttgattttcaactttttcctactgaaaaaattcaaatccagtTCTCttgattttttggatttttaattggatttgaatttttttcaataggaaaaagttaaaaatcagGAGGAAAAATTTTATTTGTCATTCTTCTATTACAAAGGGATAGAGATAGCGTGGAATTATAGTTTCATACAAACCATTCTCATATATTTGATGCATAAGATTTTGGAAATAAtgaaacttaatgaatttaacaactattatttaatgtttttttaaattgggCCGACCCGGTTTGATCATCGATTCGCTGGTCTAACTAgtccaattaaaaatttattaagaattcaaataataataataattaaaaaatctggTTCAATTGGTTTTTGCTTGGTTTAATCGGTCTGTATTGATTTCTAGGTCAATTGATTCAAAGCCCCTTTTCATATTGGTACCCAATTGATTCTCAATCCAATTGATAGACCCGATCCGATTCAAATAACATTGCTACCATTTAATaggattcaaattttaaaattaaaaaaattaaaagagttaaataatatatattaattgtaaaaCTAAAATTATAGAGATTGAatcacaaatatataaaaaaaaccatcataatataatttattctaataATTAATGAGAAATGATTGTCATATTATCGatttccaatagttttatgccgcatcagtattcttatcctgaatttcaggattttaatttggatttaattttttttcatgatgAAAATGCTGAAATTCAGGATGAAAATGCTAACGTGacataaaattattgaaaaaggaTATAAATGATGTGTTGTCATTGTTTCATACAATATTTTCCCAATAATTGATAGTTATTATCTACTATGTTATTTATGAGAAATGGAGAAGCCGTTGTTATGGGAGGggagtatatatatacacatgtacacCAGGGAAGAAGCAAAAGTGCAAAACTGAGATTAAAGAGAGACCACAATGGGAGAAGAAAATAAAACCAGAAATTTACCCCATGTTTTAATTTTCCCATTCCCAGTCCAAGGCCACATAACCCTCATGTCCCATTTCGCAAAATGCTTAGTCTCCAAAGGCATCAAAATCACCTTAGTCGCCACCGTCTTCATCTCTAAATCCTTCTTTCCCAACCCATGCTCCACCACCTCTATCGACCTTGAAACCATATTCGACGGCTTTGACGAAGGCGGCTCTAACCAAGCCATTAGCACCAAAGTTTACATTCAAATGCTTTGTTTTGTGGGTTCTAACAGCTCAGCAACTTTAATTAAGAAACTCGTCGATACTGGCGATCGTCCTGTTCTTGTCTACGATGGGTTCTTACGATGGGCGTTGGAAGTTGCAAAGCAATTTGGGATACTATCGGCTGTGTTTTTCACCCAATCTTGTGCTATCAACAATGTGTATTACCATGTAAGGGGATTCTTCAGCTACCTCTGCTTCCAGAGGTAAATGTTTCACTCCCTAGATTGCCTTTGCTTCAAGTTTCGGAGCTGCCGTCATTTATTTCTGGTTATGAACCGCAGTCGACTTGGTTTGATATTATCTAGTCAAGTAATTTACACTCTTAGGCTTGTGTTATCTAGTCAAGTAATTTTGGATTTAGATCATTTCAAGTTTCAGTCATTTTGAGTTTAGGTCAATTCAAGTTCAAGTTGGACCATTTTCAAATTGTTTCTTTTTGGCCAAATCAGATTGATAAGTTAAATTTCTGAGTCTAGGTCATATTGTTAGATATACGTTCATAATTATTAACTTCATATACACTTAGCAATTAGGTAAATTAGATTGGTTTTTGGGTTAGAACAATTTGGATTGGATCaatttaagttttgaaattttttaataattttgattttgtttagttTTGGGTTTGAATCATTTTGGGTTTGAATAACCTTTGATTTGATTTGTCTCAAGTTTGGATTGTTTTGGTTCTAAATCATTTGAGTTTGAGACTTGaggacttttttttttcaaatttaaatcgTTTAATGTTCAAATTATATTAGACTACTGGTTTAAGTCCTTTCGAGTTTAGATAAATTTTAGATTCAAATCATTTGATTAATTCAAAAGTATAGGTCGGATGAGCTTAGACTGTTGATTTTAATGATCAAAttagattgaataaaatttaaatttgaattgatttcgGATTAAGGtattttcattcataattatcAACTTAATTACTTACTGATTGTTGATTAGGTGGTGGATTGGATGTTAAGTTTTGGAACGTAATGTACTTAGACAAACGTCTTGACGATGACAAACACTACGGCAT
The Gossypium hirsutum isolate 1008001.06 chromosome A07, Gossypium_hirsutum_v2.1, whole genome shotgun sequence genome window above contains:
- the LOC107934017 gene encoding formin-like protein 1; the protein is MLSSTSFVAGGCFFFLLWWSFSSCEALQVPKRRLLHEPYSTLSSEPPSLPPPPSPPNPKYTLSSSAATSPPGSPFFPSFPSAPPPPPPSTFASFPANISSLVIPHTPTPKHNSQKLVILTIAAVVSASIVAAIIVFVYCRQRGPRRDCFEDNKTVTSDNSSRACQYNHNDNNNNNAARARKLRTTSTTSSEFLYLGTVVNSQGRFDDGSGDSPGNDELDQTKMYSPELHPLPPLSRQNTGRNCRDGEVESGTEDDDDDEEVFYSPRGLLGGRDSSAGTGSGSRRVFTAAKTIESSSTCSCSSSSSGSPARSRSLSISPPASFSSRWLDPKSPQLVQTQASPERILIDSPRVSNASINGTIRSPSLSLISTSPDRVFVKESNDPNMEPPSPSPALVENPDSSSPSLSSPNRVLIEKLDESIKNFKDFVQNMKAPLILASPGTKDSQSNDPSVCSASTSPDRALNSPLLNTAFEESPEMSPLKPDFYSKAPSLSSLASSSPERVLEKSPESSPLRLNKALQKPILSPPPPPPPPPPPKQRRLWEKPVPSVSFAQQTSKPLPPLTPSSTPFIMEEQEEGLKPKLKALHWDKVRASSGREMVWDHLRSSSFKLNEEMIETLFVVNPNSKPNQTTPRTVLPSPNQENRVLDPKKAQNIAILLKALNVTVEEISEALLEGNADTLGTEFLESLLRMAPTMEEECKLKEYKDDSPVKLGPAERFLKMVLDIPFAFKRVDAMLYVANFESEIEYLKNSFETLEAACDELRNSRMFLKLLEAVLKTGNRMNVGTNRGDALAFKLDTLLKLIDVKGADGKTTLLHFVVQEIIRAEGARLLNTNQTPNSTLTEDARCRKLGLQVVSGLSSELTNVRKAAAMDSEALSSDVSKLSRGLENIGDVLRLNETMGLDESKEKFLESMNQFMKMAEQEIPRIQAHERLALSLVKEITEYFHGNSAKEEAHPFRIFMVVRDFLTVLDRICKEVGTINERTIVSSAHKFPVPVNPMMQQTFPVPVNPMMQQAFPGFQGNPHYDSDDETAPS